The following DNA comes from Ornithinimicrobium avium.
GACGCCGTGCGCATGGTCGAGCAGACCGGCTGCGACGGGGTCGTCGTCGGCCGCGGCTGCCTCGGCCGGCCGTGGCTGTTCACCGACCTGGCCGCCGCCTTCGCCGGCTCCCGGGTCCGCGTCGAGCCGACCCTCGGTGAGGTGTGCCGGGTGCTGCGGCGGCACGCCGAGCTCCTCGTCGCCTTCCATCACGAGGAGGCCAAGGGCTGCCGCGACATCCGCAAGCACATCGCCTGGTACACCAAGGGCTTCCCCGTCGGCGGCCAGGTGCGCCAGCAGCTCGGCCTCGTCCACACACTGGCCGACCTCGACCGGCTCATCGACGGCCTCGACCCGGAGCAGCCGTGGCCCCACGAGGGTGCCGACGGCCCGCGGGGCCGTGCCGGCTCCTCCCGGATCGTCGCCCTGCCCGACAGGTGGCTCGACTCCCGCGACCTCGACGACGCGCAGCGCGAGGCGGTCGCCGTGGCCGAGCCCGACGTGACCGACGGCGGCTGAACCGCCCGGTCGGCTGCCGCCGGTCCTCCCGCGCTGCGCCGCCGGGGACCGCTGGTTACGGTGGAGGCGGACCCCGCACGACGATCGAAGGAGCGAGCAGATGGCACGGCTGGACGGCAAGGACATCGCCTTCCTGGTCACCGACGGCTTCGAGGACAGCGAGCTGACCAGCCCGTGGGAGGCGGTCGTGGAGGCTGGCGGCACGCCGCACCTGGTCTCCCCCAAGGACGGCTCCGTGGAGGGCAAGAAGGGCCACGTCCAGCCGGTCGACGTCGCCGCGGCCGGCGCGTCGGCCGGGGACTACGACGCGCTGGTGCTGCCCGGCGGCACCGCCAACGCCGACAAGATCCGGATGGACCAGGACGCCGTCGCGCTGACCAAGGCCGTCGTCGACGCGGGCAAGCCGGTGGCGGTGATCTGCCACGGCGCCTGGATCCTCACCGAGGCCGACGCGGTGCGCGGACGCACGATGACCTCATACCCGTCCCTGCGGACCGACCTGCGCAACGCGGGGGCGACCTGGGTGGACCAGGAGGTCGTGGTCGACGACTGGCTGGTCAGCAGCCGCAACCCGGGCGACCTGCCGGCCTTCGGCCGGGAGCTGGTTGAGCGCTTCGCCCAGGGGTGAGGCTCAGGCAGGACCGGTCGCGACCGGGCGGCCGGGGTCGCTGATCCAGTCGCTCCAGCTGCCCACGTAGACGGCGGGGCGGTCCAGGCCGCGCGCCTCCAGCGCCAGCGCGACGTGCGCCGCGGTGACGCCCGAGCCGCAGTAGACCGCCGAACGTGCGCCCGGCGAAGCCCCGGCCGAGCGCACCCTGCCCGCCACCGCCGCAGCCGGAAGGAAGGCGCCGTCCTCGTCGAGCAGCTCCGTCGAGGGCATGCTGCGAGCGCCCGGGATGTGCCCGGCGACCGGGTCGACGACCTCGTTCTCGCCGCGGAAGCGGTCGGCCGGGCGGGCGTCGAGCAGCTGACCGCCGTCGGCCAGCCAGCGGGCCACGTCGGCCGCGTCGAGCAGCTCGCGGCCGCCCGCGGTCAGCTCGACGTCGCCCGCGCTGACGTCTGCCTCACCGGTCGCGACGGGCAGCCCCGCCCGCGCCCAGGCCGCCAGGCCGCCGTCCAGCACCCGCGCAGGCACGCCGTAGTAGCTGGCCACCCACCATGCACGCGCCGCGGAGACGGAGGTCCGCGCGTCGTAGAAGACGACGGGACGCCCCTGCCGCACCCCCGCGGCGCGCAGCCCCTCGCGCA
Coding sequences within:
- a CDS encoding sulfurtransferase gives rise to the protein MGPTPGTSIPPTPAAGPLVDPDELAGQLDGDDAPTLVDVRWSLGSGAESNRAAYLEGHLPGAAFLDLESVLSDPVAESGEGGRHPMPAPERVREGLRAAGVRQGRPVVFYDARTSVSAARAWWVASYYGVPARVLDGGLAAWARAGLPVATGEADVSAGDVELTAGGRELLDAADVARWLADGGQLLDARPADRFRGENEVVDPVAGHIPGARSMPSTELLDEDGAFLPAAAVAGRVRSAGASPGARSAVYCGSGVTAAHVALALEARGLDRPAVYVGSWSDWISDPGRPVATGPA
- a CDS encoding type 1 glutamine amidotransferase domain-containing protein — translated: MARLDGKDIAFLVTDGFEDSELTSPWEAVVEAGGTPHLVSPKDGSVEGKKGHVQPVDVAAAGASAGDYDALVLPGGTANADKIRMDQDAVALTKAVVDAGKPVAVICHGAWILTEADAVRGRTMTSYPSLRTDLRNAGATWVDQEVVVDDWLVSSRNPGDLPAFGRELVERFAQG